The following are encoded together in the Mesoterricola sediminis genome:
- a CDS encoding amidohydrolase has protein sequence MRKALFGLVLATCAAAQPAPAVRAEVGKAYPELEALYQELHRHPELSFKEARTAARMAELLAGAGFQVGRAGGGVVGVLRNGGGPTVLLRTELDALPVQELSGVPWASEAPGVMHACGHDVHMASWLGAARALAARRDLWRGTVLMVAQPAEEIGEGAQAMLKDGLLTRFPRPDFAVAVHVTADLPAGSVGYASGWAMASVDSVNITLYGRGGHGAKPDQTVDPVVLAARTVLALQTAVSREKDPREPAVLTVGSIHGGTKHNIIPDEVRLQITLRSFDPKVQAGLIAAIRRIARGEAIASGAPREPLVEVDGDTLPAVWNDPALCDRLGAALGRALGPDKVARLKPDMVSEDFGAFGTAAGIPSVLLRLGAADPGRLQAAQAAGTPLPSLHSPRFVPALEPTLRTGALTLALAALEVLGKP, from the coding sequence ATGCGGAAAGCCCTCTTCGGCCTCGTCCTCGCGACCTGCGCGGCCGCCCAGCCCGCCCCTGCGGTGCGCGCCGAGGTGGGGAAGGCCTACCCGGAGCTGGAGGCCCTCTATCAGGAGCTCCACCGCCACCCGGAACTCAGCTTCAAGGAGGCCCGCACCGCCGCCCGCATGGCGGAACTCCTGGCGGGCGCGGGCTTCCAGGTGGGCCGGGCCGGGGGCGGCGTCGTGGGCGTGCTCCGCAACGGCGGGGGCCCCACGGTCCTCCTGCGCACGGAACTGGACGCCCTGCCCGTGCAGGAGCTCTCCGGGGTGCCCTGGGCCAGCGAGGCCCCCGGCGTCATGCACGCCTGCGGCCACGACGTCCACATGGCGTCCTGGCTCGGCGCGGCCCGCGCCCTCGCGGCCCGGCGGGACCTGTGGCGGGGCACGGTGCTCATGGTCGCCCAGCCCGCCGAGGAGATCGGGGAGGGCGCCCAGGCCATGCTCAAGGACGGCCTCCTCACCCGGTTCCCGCGCCCTGATTTCGCCGTGGCCGTCCACGTCACCGCGGACCTTCCCGCCGGGAGCGTCGGCTACGCCTCCGGGTGGGCCATGGCGTCGGTGGATTCGGTGAACATCACCCTCTACGGCCGCGGCGGCCACGGCGCCAAGCCGGACCAGACGGTGGACCCCGTGGTCCTCGCCGCCCGGACCGTCCTGGCCCTCCAGACCGCCGTCTCCCGGGAGAAGGACCCCCGGGAGCCCGCCGTGCTCACCGTGGGCTCCATCCACGGCGGCACCAAGCACAACATCATCCCCGACGAGGTCCGCCTCCAGATCACCCTCCGCAGCTTCGACCCCAAGGTGCAGGCCGGCCTCATCGCCGCCATCCGCCGCATCGCCCGGGGCGAGGCCATCGCCAGCGGCGCCCCGCGGGAACCCCTGGTGGAGGTGGACGGCGACACCCTGCCGGCCGTCTGGAACGACCCGGCCCTCTGCGACCGCCTCGGCGCCGCCCTGGGCCGGGCGCTGGGCCCGGACAAGGTGGCCCGCCTCAAGCCCGACATGGTCTCCGAGGACTTCGGCGCCTTCGGCACCGCCGCGGGCATCCCCTCCGTCCTGCTGCGCCTGGGGGCCGCCGATCCGGGCCGGCTCCAGGCCGCC